The Malus sylvestris chromosome 12, drMalSylv7.2, whole genome shotgun sequence genome contains a region encoding:
- the LOC126593781 gene encoding myosin-binding protein 1-like has protein sequence MAASGTSSALSRKAPQDWSKALVYAFFEWLLIFVLFVDAIFSYIITKFAYYCGLRAPCLLCSRIDHVLGKEKRGYYWDLFCGNHKSEISSLVLCRAHNKLVDVHGMCESCLFSFATINRSNAETYRLLVGKLGDDPKFDFDQDPLLGGHNPCSSSRTFCSCCNQPWISQGDSQKLIQKKILESEAELDVPASHVIERNHKEPRKQDEPSMSVRTTHIRDSGLHPLSHVGYTELKVNSDTESEVHYSDDDDDASALIHESHDRKKDLSAQYVEPRVITPAPRDPTSVPEPPVLVSEVQVDLMSHGSTSVASTVAISHGLEELNWQQVESKADGPASTGPVVDNPAPSSSAIKPPIEVSKQRIDVTGTCEIDQTSVVESGELYKGEVGPLTTSETGVETNPVSSNADEQVTNVLDLGDAYKLVVVSKGKHLSGGVAEKWIGKDSSKVSEDLKVLLSQLSANQGLEQSTSTMSPRLSANSGRALSPRLSANSGRVMSPRLSANSGDLKASDTSNSFGMQILNKRISLERNESGLSLDGSIVSEIEGESMFDRLKRQVEHDKKIMSALYKELEEERNASAIASDQAMAMITRLQEEKAALHMEALQQLRMIEEQAEYDNEALQKTEDLLVEKEKEIQDLEEELELYRNKYPNESMLANIAETTGDIQARDIGIDHSESSNMEHSSSVHKHVDNGKPRTHSKVEGAATTFGDEDGGSVKTSLLDFEDEKKQILQYLEILEKSLSLFSTNGINSDSSKGDCSENGGSQEAVAKRENDLPVQHEVSVSSSGHTDSLENPLSNGKGQCEIHSSEPNSADLCQVTDLASLRVLISNVLKRLKTLEADREFLEHTIKSLRYGEEGLTFIQDIASYPGELRKIGIRSDQTSA, from the exons ATGGCTGCCTCGGGGACTTCATCTGCATTGTCGCGGAAAGCCCCCCAGGATTGGTCTAAAGCTTTGGTATACGCTTTTTTTGAATGGCTGCTAATTTTTGTGCTGTTTGTTGACGCCATATTCTCATACATAATTACGAAGTTTGCTTATTACTGTGGATTGCGAGCGCCTTGCCTGCTGTGTTCAAGAATTGATCATGTTTTGGGCAAGGAAAAACGTGGTTATTATTGGGACCTGTTCTGCGGCAATCATAAGTCAGAGATTTCTTCGTTAGTTCTTTGCCGCGCTCACAATAAGCTTGTAGATGTTCATGGAATGTGTGAGAGTTGCCTCTTCTCATTTGCAACAATTAATAGATCCAATGCTGAGACATACAGATTACTGGTGGGTAAGTTGGGGGATGATCCTAAATTTGATTTCGATCAGGATCCATTACTTGGGGGTCATAATCCTTGCTCTTCGAGCAGAACATTTTGTTCTTGTTGCAATCAGCCGTGGATTTCTCAGGGGGATTCTCAAAAGTTGATTCAGAAAAAGATTTTAGAATCTGAGGCTGAACTTGATGTGCCCGCCTCTCATGTTATTGAACGTAATCATAAAGAACCGAGGAAACAAGATGAACCATCTATGTCAGTGAGAACCACTCATATTCGAGACAGCGGGCTACACCCTTTATCTCATGTTGGATATACCGAGCTCAAGGTTAATTCTGATACTGAATCGGAAGTTCATTATTCtgacgatgatgatgatgcGAGTGCTTTGATTCATGAAAGCCACGATCGCAAGAAAGATTTATCTGCTCAATATGTTGAGCCTCGCGTTATTACTCCAGCTCCGAGAGATCCAACATCTGTTCCTGAGCCTCCAGTTTTGGTGTCAGAGGTACAAGTTGATCTTATGTCCCACGGTAGTACATCTGTGGCATCTACTGTAGCTATTTCCCATGGACTGGAGGAACTTAACTGGCAACAAGTTGAGAGCAAGGCTGATGGCCCTGCGTCAACTGGACCCGTTGTTGACAATCCAGCTCCATCATCAAGTGCAATAAAACCCCCAATTGAAGTATCAAAACAAAGAA TTGACGTTACTGGAACTTGTGAAATTGATCAAACATCTGTGGTGGAATCTGGGGAATTGTACAAGGGAGAAGTCGGGCCACTTACAACATCTGAAACAGGTGTGGAAACAAACCCCGTTTCAAGCAATGCTGATGAGCAAGTAACCAATGTTCTAGATCTTGGTGATGCTTATAAGCTTGTTGTTGTTAGTAAAGGAAAGCATTTGTCTGGTGGGGTTGCAGAAAAATGGATTGGGAAGGACTCTTCAAAAGTTAGTGAAGATTTGAAGGTCTTGCTGTCACAATTATCTGCTAATCAAGGGCTTGAGCAATCAACAAGCACAATGAGTCCGAGATTGTCTGCAAATAGTGGAAGGGCATTGAGTCCGAGATTGTCTGCAAATAGTGGAAGAGTAATGAGTCCGAGATTGTCTGCAAATAGTGGTGATTTGAAAGCTTCCGATACTTCCAATTCTTTTGGAATGCAGATACTTAACAAGAGGATCTCACTTGAAAGAAATGAGTCTGGGCTGTCTCTGGACGGGAGCATTGTCAGTGAAATTGAGGGTGAGAGTATGTTTGATCGATTAAAGCGGCAGGTTGAGCATGATAAGAAAATTATGAGCGCTTTGTATAAGGAGttggaggaagaaagaaatgcTTCTGCAATTGCTTCAGATCAAGCAATGGCCATGATTACGAGATTGCAAGAGGAGAAAGCAGCGCTCCATATGGAAGCACTCCAGCAGCTAAGAATGATAGAAGAGCAAGCCGAGTATGATAACGAAGCGCTGCAAAAGACAGAAGACCTTCTTGTCGAGAAAGAGAAGGAGATACAAGATCTAGAAGAGGAGCTGGAATTGTATAGGAATAAGTATCCCAATGAATCGATGCTCGCTAATATAGCAGAGACAACTGGTGATATCCAGGCAAGGGATATTGGGATTGATCATTCCGAATCAAGCAACATGGAACACAGTTCAAGTGTACATAAACACGTGGATAATGGAAAGCCTCGTACACACAGCAAAGTTGAAGGAGCCGCGACGACTTTTGGTGATGAGGACGGTGGTAGTGTAAAAACTTCACTTTTGGATTTCGAAGATGAGAAGAAACAAATCTTACAATATCTAGAGATTTTAGAGAAGTCACTTTCTTTGTTCTCTACCAATGGGATAAACTCGGATTCGTCCAAAGGTGATTGTTCTGAAAATGGAGGCTCCCAAGAAGCTGTTGCAAAACGAGAGAATGACCTGCCAGTGCAACATGAAGTGTCTGTATCATCGTCGGGACATACTGATTCACTTGAAAACCCTCTGTCAAACGGCAAGGGACAGTGTGAAATTCATAGCAGCGAGCCAAACTCTGCAGATCTCTGTCAAGTGACAGATTTAGCTTCTCTCCGGGTCCTGATTTCCAATGTGCTTAAGAGGTTGAAGACACTCGAGGCAGACCGAGAGTTTCTTGAACACACGATTAAGTCGCTTAGATACGGTGAGGAGGGACTGACGTTCATTCAAGATATAGCTTCTTACCCGGGGGAATTACGAAAAATCGGGATAAGAAGTGATCAAACATCAGCTTGA
- the LOC126594208 gene encoding phosphoribosylaminoimidazole carboxylase, chloroplastic-like isoform X1 has translation MLQQSSSCCDSLFASPDFEFRPCLASPKTKTAFSCSMEKHKLLFTSASSSLSLKQQFQTKRNPVLACRASRDPQLTSGRDDAAVHGVADVIVGVLGGGQLGRMLCQAASQMAIKVMVLDPQENCPASEIAHHHMVGSFDDSATVQEFAKRCGVLTVEIEHVDVETLEKLEQQGVDCQPKASTIRIIQDKYLQKVHFSKHDIPLPEFMQIDDLEGAKRAGDLFGYPLMIKSKRLAYDGRGNAVAKSEDELSSAVTALGGFDRGLYVEKWTPFVKELAVIVARGRDNSIACYPVVETIHKENICHIVRAPANMSWKIRKLATDIATRAVRSLEGAGVFAVELFLTKDDQILLNEVAPRPHNSGHHTIESCYTSQYEQHLRAVVGLPLGDPSMKTPAAIMYNLLGEDEGESGFLLAQQLIGRALRIPGATVHWYDKPEMRKQRKMGHITIVGPSLGNVEKLLESILNEERFDCQSAVTPRVGIVMGSDSDLPIMKDAAKILNMFGVPNEVRIVSAHRTPELMYSYALSARERGIQVIIAGAGGAAHLPGMVAALTPLPVIGVPVRASTLDGIDSLLSIVQMPRGVPVATVAVNNATNAGLLAVRILGVCDADLVSRMTQYQEDTRDEVLTKAEKLQRDGWESYLNP, from the exons ATGCTTCAGCAGAGCTCTAGCTGCTGTGACTCCCTCTTCGCGTCGCCGGATTTCGAGTTCAGGCCGTGTTTGGCCTCGCCGAAAACCAAAACCGCATTCTCCTGCTCCATGGAAAAGCACAAGCTGCTTTTcacttctgcttcttcttctctctcgctCAAGCAGCAGTTCCAAACGAAGCGCAATCCAGTCCTCGCCTGCCGAGCGTCACGTGACCCTCAACTGACTTCTGG GAGAGATGATGCAGCCGTTCATGGAGTTGCTGATGTGATTGTTGGTGTTCTTGGAGGAGGCCAACTGGGTCGGATGCTCTGCCAAGCAGCTTCGCAAATGGCGATTAAAGTGATGGTACTGGACCCACAAGAGAACTGCCCAGCTAGTGAGATTGCCCATCATCATATGGTTGGAAGCTTCGATGATAGCGCAACGGTCCAGGAATTCGCGAAGAG GTGTGGAGTGCTGACTGTGGAAATTGAGCATGTGGATGTGGAGACTTTGGAGAAGCTTGAGCAGCAAGGAGTGGATTGCCAACCCAAAGCCTCTACGATCAGAATAATTCAG GATAAGTATCTCCAAAAGGTTCATTTTTCAAAGCATGATATTCCCCTTCCTGAATTCATGCAG ATAGATGATCTTGAAGGTGCCAAGAGAGCAGGGGACCTCTTTGGCTATCCTCTTATGATAAAAAGTAAAAGGTTAGCTTACGATGGACGTGGAAATGCTGTTGCTAAGAGTGAGGATGAGCTTTCATCTGCTGTGACTG CTCTTGGAGGGTTTGATCGTGGTTTGTATGTTGAGAAATGGACCCCATTTGTAAAG GAGCTGGCTGTTATTGTCGCAAGAGGAAGAGACAATTCTATCGCGTGCTACCCTGTTGTTGAAACAATACACAA GGAAAACATTTGTCACATTGTAAGGGCACCTGCTAACATGTCATGGAAGATCAGAAAGCTGGCTACTGATATTGCAACCAGAGCTGTTCGTTCATTAGAAGGTGCTGGTGTCTTTGCAGTTGAGTTGTTCTTAACAAAGGATGATCAG ATTTTGCTAAATGAAGTAGCTCCTAGACCTCACAATAGTGGTCATCACACAATAGAGTCTTGCTACACTTCACAGTATGAACAGCATTTGAGGGCTGTTGTTGGTCTTCCACTTGGTGATCCATCGATGAAAACTCCAGCTGCGATTATGTACAATTTACTTGGTGAAGATGAG GGGGAATCTGGTTTCCTTCTAGCTCAGCAGCTGATTGGAAGGGCATTGCGTATTCCAGGGGCCACTGTTCATTGGTATGATAAGCCAG AAATGCGGAAGCAGCGGAAGATGGGTCATATCACCATTGTTGGACCTTCCCTGGGCAATGTAGAAAAGCTTCTAGAGTCGATCCTAAATGAAGAAAGATTCGATTGTCAGTCTGCAG TCACACCACGTGTTGGTATCGTAATGGGCTCTGATTCAGATCTTCCTATTATGAAAGATGCTGCAAAGATTTTGAATATGTTTGGAGTACCTAATGAG GTGAGAATAGTTTCAGCACATCGAACTCCTGAATTGATGTATTCTTATGCCTTGTCTGCTCGGGAGAGAGGCATTCAGGTCATCATTGCTGGTGCTGGTGGGGCAGCTCACTTGCCAG GCATGGTAGCTGCCCTCACTCCTTTGCCCGTTATTGGTGTCCCTGTGCGCGCTTCTACATTGGATGGAATCGATTCTCTTTTATCCATTGTGCAG ATGCCGAGAGGGGTCCCAGTTGCAACAGTAGCTGTAAACAATGCCACCAATGCTGGTTTGCTGGCAGTTCGGATATTGGGTGTTTGTGATGCTGATCTAGTATCAAG AATGACCCAATATCAAGAAGACACACGGGACGAAGTTTTGACAAAGGCAGAGAAACTACAGAGAGATGGTTGGGAGTCTTATTTGAATCCTTGA
- the LOC126594208 gene encoding phosphoribosylaminoimidazole carboxylase, chloroplastic-like isoform X2 — translation MIKSKRLAYDGRGNAVAKSEDELSSAVTALGGFDRGLYVEKWTPFVKELAVIVARGRDNSIACYPVVETIHKENICHIVRAPANMSWKIRKLATDIATRAVRSLEGAGVFAVELFLTKDDQILLNEVAPRPHNSGHHTIESCYTSQYEQHLRAVVGLPLGDPSMKTPAAIMYNLLGEDEGESGFLLAQQLIGRALRIPGATVHWYDKPEMRKQRKMGHITIVGPSLGNVEKLLESILNEERFDCQSAVTPRVGIVMGSDSDLPIMKDAAKILNMFGVPNEVRIVSAHRTPELMYSYALSARERGIQVIIAGAGGAAHLPGMVAALTPLPVIGVPVRASTLDGIDSLLSIVQMPRGVPVATVAVNNATNAGLLAVRILGVCDADLVSRMTQYQEDTRDEVLTKAEKLQRDGWESYLNP, via the exons ATGATAAAAAGTAAAAGGTTAGCTTACGATGGACGTGGAAATGCTGTTGCTAAGAGTGAGGATGAGCTTTCATCTGCTGTGACTG CTCTTGGAGGGTTTGATCGTGGTTTGTATGTTGAGAAATGGACCCCATTTGTAAAG GAGCTGGCTGTTATTGTCGCAAGAGGAAGAGACAATTCTATCGCGTGCTACCCTGTTGTTGAAACAATACACAA GGAAAACATTTGTCACATTGTAAGGGCACCTGCTAACATGTCATGGAAGATCAGAAAGCTGGCTACTGATATTGCAACCAGAGCTGTTCGTTCATTAGAAGGTGCTGGTGTCTTTGCAGTTGAGTTGTTCTTAACAAAGGATGATCAG ATTTTGCTAAATGAAGTAGCTCCTAGACCTCACAATAGTGGTCATCACACAATAGAGTCTTGCTACACTTCACAGTATGAACAGCATTTGAGGGCTGTTGTTGGTCTTCCACTTGGTGATCCATCGATGAAAACTCCAGCTGCGATTATGTACAATTTACTTGGTGAAGATGAG GGGGAATCTGGTTTCCTTCTAGCTCAGCAGCTGATTGGAAGGGCATTGCGTATTCCAGGGGCCACTGTTCATTGGTATGATAAGCCAG AAATGCGGAAGCAGCGGAAGATGGGTCATATCACCATTGTTGGACCTTCCCTGGGCAATGTAGAAAAGCTTCTAGAGTCGATCCTAAATGAAGAAAGATTCGATTGTCAGTCTGCAG TCACACCACGTGTTGGTATCGTAATGGGCTCTGATTCAGATCTTCCTATTATGAAAGATGCTGCAAAGATTTTGAATATGTTTGGAGTACCTAATGAG GTGAGAATAGTTTCAGCACATCGAACTCCTGAATTGATGTATTCTTATGCCTTGTCTGCTCGGGAGAGAGGCATTCAGGTCATCATTGCTGGTGCTGGTGGGGCAGCTCACTTGCCAG GCATGGTAGCTGCCCTCACTCCTTTGCCCGTTATTGGTGTCCCTGTGCGCGCTTCTACATTGGATGGAATCGATTCTCTTTTATCCATTGTGCAG ATGCCGAGAGGGGTCCCAGTTGCAACAGTAGCTGTAAACAATGCCACCAATGCTGGTTTGCTGGCAGTTCGGATATTGGGTGTTTGTGATGCTGATCTAGTATCAAG AATGACCCAATATCAAGAAGACACACGGGACGAAGTTTTGACAAAGGCAGAGAAACTACAGAGAGATGGTTGGGAGTCTTATTTGAATCCTTGA
- the LOC126594208 gene encoding phosphoribosylaminoimidazole carboxylase, chloroplastic-like isoform X3 gives MSSCMFGDHFCRENICHIVRAPANMSWKIRKLATDIATRAVRSLEGAGVFAVELFLTKDDQILLNEVAPRPHNSGHHTIESCYTSQYEQHLRAVVGLPLGDPSMKTPAAIMYNLLGEDEGESGFLLAQQLIGRALRIPGATVHWYDKPEMRKQRKMGHITIVGPSLGNVEKLLESILNEERFDCQSAVTPRVGIVMGSDSDLPIMKDAAKILNMFGVPNEVRIVSAHRTPELMYSYALSARERGIQVIIAGAGGAAHLPGMVAALTPLPVIGVPVRASTLDGIDSLLSIVQMPRGVPVATVAVNNATNAGLLAVRILGVCDADLVSRMTQYQEDTRDEVLTKAEKLQRDGWESYLNP, from the exons ATGAGTTCATGCATGTTTGGGGATCATTTCTGCAGGGAAAACATTTGTCACATTGTAAGGGCACCTGCTAACATGTCATGGAAGATCAGAAAGCTGGCTACTGATATTGCAACCAGAGCTGTTCGTTCATTAGAAGGTGCTGGTGTCTTTGCAGTTGAGTTGTTCTTAACAAAGGATGATCAG ATTTTGCTAAATGAAGTAGCTCCTAGACCTCACAATAGTGGTCATCACACAATAGAGTCTTGCTACACTTCACAGTATGAACAGCATTTGAGGGCTGTTGTTGGTCTTCCACTTGGTGATCCATCGATGAAAACTCCAGCTGCGATTATGTACAATTTACTTGGTGAAGATGAG GGGGAATCTGGTTTCCTTCTAGCTCAGCAGCTGATTGGAAGGGCATTGCGTATTCCAGGGGCCACTGTTCATTGGTATGATAAGCCAG AAATGCGGAAGCAGCGGAAGATGGGTCATATCACCATTGTTGGACCTTCCCTGGGCAATGTAGAAAAGCTTCTAGAGTCGATCCTAAATGAAGAAAGATTCGATTGTCAGTCTGCAG TCACACCACGTGTTGGTATCGTAATGGGCTCTGATTCAGATCTTCCTATTATGAAAGATGCTGCAAAGATTTTGAATATGTTTGGAGTACCTAATGAG GTGAGAATAGTTTCAGCACATCGAACTCCTGAATTGATGTATTCTTATGCCTTGTCTGCTCGGGAGAGAGGCATTCAGGTCATCATTGCTGGTGCTGGTGGGGCAGCTCACTTGCCAG GCATGGTAGCTGCCCTCACTCCTTTGCCCGTTATTGGTGTCCCTGTGCGCGCTTCTACATTGGATGGAATCGATTCTCTTTTATCCATTGTGCAG ATGCCGAGAGGGGTCCCAGTTGCAACAGTAGCTGTAAACAATGCCACCAATGCTGGTTTGCTGGCAGTTCGGATATTGGGTGTTTGTGATGCTGATCTAGTATCAAG AATGACCCAATATCAAGAAGACACACGGGACGAAGTTTTGACAAAGGCAGAGAAACTACAGAGAGATGGTTGGGAGTCTTATTTGAATCCTTGA
- the LOC126594040 gene encoding GRF1-interacting factor 1-like: MQQHLMQMQPMMAAYYPNNVTTDHIQQYLDENKSLILKIVESQNNGKLSECAENQARLQRNLMYLAAIADSQPQPPTMHPQYSSTGMMQPGAHYMQQQAAQQMTPQSLMAARSSMMYSQYPFSALQQQALHSQLAMTAGGSAGLHMLGNEGNNAGGSGQLGAGGFGDYGRSSPGEGMHRRMAGGSKQDMDGRGGSSGSHGGDGGETLYLKSTDDGN; the protein is encoded by the exons ATGCAGCAGCACCTGATGCAGATGCAGCCTATGATGGCAGCCTATTATCCCAACAACGTCACTACCGATCACATTCAGcag TACTTGGACGAGAACAAGTCGTTGATTCTGAAGATTGTTGAGAGCCAGAATAACGGGAAACTGAGTGAATGTGCAGA GAACCAAGCAAGGCTACAGCGGAATCTGATGTACCTGGCTGCCATTGCTGATTCACAACCCCAGCCTCCTACCATGCATCCTCAG TACTCTTCCACCGGCATGATGCAGCCAGGAGCACATTACATGCAGCAGCAAGCAGCTCAGCAGATGACACCACAATCGCTCATGGCTGCGCGCTCTTCCATGATGTACTCCCAGTATCCGTTTTCAGCTCTGCAGCAACAAGCCCTGCATAGCCAACTTGCTATGACTGCTGGAGGAAGCGCGGGTCTGCACATGCTCGGGAATGAGGGAAATAATGCTGGAGGGAGCGGGCAACTTGGGGCTGGAGGGTTTGGTGATTACGGACGCAGCTCTCCTGGAGAAGGCATGCATAGGAGGATGGCCGGTGGGAGTAAGCAAGATATGGATGGGCGCGGCGGGAGCTCTGGAAGCCACGGTGGAGATGGGGGTGAGACTCTTTACCTGAAATCGACCGATGATGGAAATTAA